One genomic window of Anaerofustis stercorihominis DSM 17244 includes the following:
- a CDS encoding helix-turn-helix domain-containing protein, whose protein sequence is MKEINISNILIEKRREKKLTQEDVANYMGVSKASVSKWETGGSYPDIELLPKLATFYNISLDELLGYNPNLTKEEIRKIYHSLADDFANEDFDNVFNKCDEIIKEYYSCFPLLLQMVLLLINHYALAGNEENSQKVINTILELLKRIKSECEDISIVKQSVILEANIYLMTGKPDQVIELLGEEIVPTANSDSLISRAYELMGDYKKAKEITQITIFQNLMDLVGNMLVYLSLNHDNKEVFEETLKRLEKLNDTYHINRLNPNSMIQVYYTAAKLYMSFDESDKAIKIIRKYKDVAVRDLFPLTLHGDDYFDMIDTWFKDFDLGEKAPRSEKSIKDDLVNLIDTEHDFKSLNESKEFQNILNELKINLGDN, encoded by the coding sequence ATGAAAGAAATAAACATTTCAAATATATTAATTGAAAAACGAAGAGAAAAGAAGCTCACTCAGGAAGATGTTGCAAATTATATGGGGGTTTCCAAGGCTTCTGTTTCGAAATGGGAGACAGGAGGAAGTTATCCGGATATAGAATTACTTCCAAAACTCGCAACCTTTTATAATATTTCTTTGGATGAGTTACTTGGATATAATCCAAACCTTACAAAAGAAGAAATAAGAAAAATCTATCATAGCTTAGCAGATGATTTTGCAAATGAAGATTTTGATAATGTATTCAATAAATGTGATGAAATAATAAAAGAATATTATTCATGTTTTCCTTTGCTTCTGCAAATGGTACTTTTACTTATTAATCATTATGCATTAGCCGGCAATGAAGAAAATTCTCAAAAAGTCATCAATACGATTTTAGAATTATTGAAAAGAATAAAAAGTGAATGTGAAGATATTTCTATAGTAAAGCAAAGTGTTATTTTGGAAGCGAATATATATTTAATGACCGGAAAGCCCGATCAAGTTATAGAACTTTTGGGAGAAGAAATAGTTCCCACTGCTAACAGCGATTCTCTTATATCCAGAGCATATGAGCTGATGGGAGATTATAAAAAAGCAAAAGAAATCACACAGATAACTATATTTCAAAATTTGATGGATTTGGTCGGGAATATGCTTGTATATCTTTCCCTAAATCATGATAATAAAGAGGTTTTTGAAGAGACGTTAAAAAGGCTTGAAAAATTAAATGATACTTATCATATAAACAGATTAAACCCTAATTCCATGATCCAAGTTTACTATACTGCCGCAAAATTATATATGAGTTTTGATGAGTCCGATAAAGCTATCAAGATAATCAGGAAATATAAAGATGTTGCTGTAAGAGATTTATTTCCATTAACTCTTCATGGAGATGATTATTTTGATATGATAGATACTTGGTTTAAAGATTTTGACTTGGGGGAAAAAGCTCCCAGAAGTGAAAAATCCATTAAAGACGATTTAGTGAATTTAATTGATACGGAGCACGACTTTAAAAGTCTGAATGAAAGTAAAGAATTTCAGAATATACTTAATGAATTAAAAATAAATTTAGGAGATAATTAA
- a CDS encoding ABC transporter ATP-binding protein produces MDSLIIENLSKSFGSNRIIDSISFSVPQGSIFGFLGENGAGKTTTMKMILGLLKKDDGIIKVCGEEVYYGETKTNRFIGYLPDVPAFYGYMKPIEYLKLCGEITGMDGKILKRRIEELLNLVGLENNNKKIGGFSRGMKQRLGIAQSLLNEPKLLICDEPTSALDPVGRKEILDILLKIKGKSTVIFSTHILSDVEKICDSIAILHKGNIALSGEVEKLKQGKRKDVLSIEFTEQTDLNKFMMFEKILDYKEHINVEGKNVLISSNNIGKVQRYVLFELGKENILPAKIEILEPTLENLFMEVVK; encoded by the coding sequence ATGGATAGCTTAATAATAGAGAATTTATCAAAGAGTTTCGGCTCCAATAGAATAATAGATAGCATTTCATTTTCTGTCCCTCAAGGTTCGATTTTTGGTTTTTTGGGAGAAAACGGAGCCGGAAAGACAACGACGATGAAAATGATATTGGGGCTGCTTAAAAAAGATGACGGGATTATCAAAGTTTGCGGAGAAGAAGTTTATTACGGAGAAACCAAAACGAACAGATTTATAGGATATCTTCCTGATGTTCCCGCTTTTTATGGATATATGAAACCAATTGAATATCTTAAATTATGCGGTGAAATAACGGGGATGGACGGTAAGATATTAAAGAGAAGAATTGAAGAATTATTAAATCTAGTGGGACTGGAAAATAATAATAAAAAAATAGGTGGTTTTTCCAGGGGAATGAAACAAAGGCTTGGGATTGCACAGTCATTATTAAATGAACCAAAACTTTTGATCTGCGATGAACCGACTTCAGCCCTTGATCCTGTTGGAAGAAAAGAGATCCTTGATATACTTCTTAAAATAAAGGGGAAGAGCACTGTTATCTTTTCAACACATATTTTATCAGATGTTGAAAAGATATGCGACAGTATAGCAATTCTTCATAAAGGTAATATCGCACTTAGCGGCGAAGTTGAAAAATTAAAACAAGGCAAACGAAAAGATGTTTTGTCCATAGAATTTACTGAACAAACGGATTTAAATAAATTTATGATGTTTGAGAAGATACTTGATTATAAAGAGCATATAAATGTTGAAGGAAAAAATGTGTTGATATCCTCAAATAATATCGGTAAAGTACAAAGATATGTACTTTTTGAACTGGGTAAAGAAAATATACTTCCTGCTAAAATAGAAATATTAGAGCCTACTTTAGAGAATTTATTTATGGAGGTGGTAAAATGA
- a CDS encoding PLDc N-terminal domain-containing protein produces the protein MNTISNIGEYLPFLIPIIIIELVLMVTALIHVLRHDNYKILNRPVWIVIVVFIQIIGPVIYFVFGRSDE, from the coding sequence ATGAATACGATTAGTAATATAGGAGAATATTTACCATTTTTGATCCCTATTATCATAATAGAATTGGTACTTATGGTAACAGCTTTAATACATGTGCTCAGACATGATAACTATAAAATTTTAAACAGACCTGTTTGGATTGTTATAGTTGTATTTATACAAATAATAGGTCCTGTAATTTACTTTGTTTTCGGAAGAAGTGACGAATAG